GTTGACCTAAGTGTAAACCAAGTGTATAGGTCAAAGAGAAAGGCAAAGGATTTGATAAATAGAGATGAGCAACTGCAATATGGTGTCCTTAGGGACTATGCACAAATGATAACCACTGTAGACAAGGGGAGTAGGGTTATACTGCAGACAGAAATGACTGAGGAGACTTCCCAGCCAAAATTTAAGAGGATGTATGTTAGGTTCAATACTTAGAAGGTAGGATTTTTAGGTGGATGCAGGCCATTTATAGGTTTAGATGGTTGTCACATAAAGCACAGATTTGGTGGGCAAATCTTATCTGCCACTGTAAAGGATGCAAATGACAACATTTTTCCAGTAGCCATGGCTGTTGTGGAACAAGAAACCAGGGAGTCTTGGAtatggtttttgaaaatttttgctgaTGATATAGGGAGGCCAGAGGAGCTTTAGTTGGTCTTCATTTCTAATAGGCGAAAGGTatgcaagttttgttttgttcagttACACTTGAATAGTTGACTTTGTTTGCTGAACTAacttgttttctttgtttgtttacttATTTACAGGGGCTTATACCTGCAATAGAGACACTATTCCCTACCGTGGAGCATAGATACTGTGTGAAACACatctacaacaatttcaaagttGATCACAAGGGATTGGAGTTGAAGGATGCATTGTGGAGGTGTGCTGCTGCCACAATAGTAAGGGAGTTTGAGAGATGCATGCAGTACGTAAgggatttggatgaaaaggCATATGAGTATCTTGCAAACATTGCACCTGCACAGTGGACAAGGTCACACTTCACTCCTAGGGCCTTAACAGATTGTTTGGTAAATAATTTGAGTGAGTCTTTTAATGCAATGATATTGAAGTCTAGGGACAAGCCTATCTTGGCAATGTTGGAGTGGATTAGGGTTAGACTTATGACTAGGCTTTACACAAAAAGGGAAGGGATACAGAAGTATGCTGGAAAGTTGTGTCCAAGCATACAAGATAGGTTGGAGAAATTGAAGGTTGAAAGTAAGGCATTTAGTGCTACCCCAGTTGGTAGTTTCCTTTATGAGGTAGGCAGTCAGTATGAGAGGCATGTAGTTGATTTGGTGAAGAAGACATGTAGCTGTAGGTCTTGGGATTTAAATGGCATTCCCTGCAAACATGCCATAACAGCCATTTATACACACATTGAGACACCAGAAGACTATACCCACCCATGCTACttcaaagaaacttacatgGAGATATACAAGGAGGTACTTCCTCTCATGCCTGGCCAATCAGAATGGGCTGAGACTGGACAGCCTGCTCCCCTGACACCTCACATATACAAACCACCAGGCAGATCACCCAAGCAAAGAAAGAGGGCTTCTGATGAGCCTAGGAACCCTTACAAAGCAAGTAGACAGAACAGACCTGTAAGATGTGGGAAATGCAAAAAGGAAGGGCATAACTCAAGAGGGTGCAAGGCTGGCATCACTGGGGAGACACCATGGCAGAGGAGACAGAgacttcaaagagaaaaagttgtaAGTAATTAGGatttaaatggcaaaaaaagaaaaaaaaaacttgtttttaaactTACAATAGACACTGCATTGAAACTGGGTTTTGTTGCAGGCAAGGGAAGGGGTGCCTGCACCTAGATCTGCACCTCAGCCTGCACCTCAGCCACCATCCCAGCAGCCTACCCAGACCTACAACATGATGTCTGCCACTCAGCCTTCATCCTCACAGCAAGGAAATCAACCTAGGCCATCTCACAAGAGAGCAGGATggttctcttcctcacaaccagAGTTTCACACACCTAGGGAGACCTGGGATACCTTACCAAGTTCTTCACAGGTAACTTAGTCCTGGATGGTTGTGTAGCTTGAgatattttttaacaagtggatctattttttattttgtagcctTCACATGCAAGTGGGAGCACTGGTGGTGTGAGGACTAGAGGACAGCTTGCTGCACAAAGGCCACCAAAAATGAATCCAGTGGGTGGAAAGAGGAAAGAGTAAAGGCAAGAAATGAATGAAGCTAGTAGGTACGCATGCCAGCATTGGGAGTAAAGCTAGTGGGAACATGTGggcctttttggtttttttttttttgtgaagaccACTGTTGgctttttgtaattctcaattagtgtaaaaaacaGTCACTACTGGCCTTGGAATgtgcttttttgtaattaataattagtgtaaaaaacaaTCTCTGCTGGCCTTGGAATgtgtttttttgtaattaaggtACAATACACTCCAGGTTGTTATATGGAAATTGTGATATTacagtttgtatggaaaaatatttgtccaaactagattatatggaagtttatttattgctactacaaattgtgtccaagtatattgtttttattgtggAATGGTATGCACAACCAAATTATatggaagtttatttattgctactacaaattgtgtccaagtatatttttctaatagagTGTATGGAAGTTTTTATTGTGGAATGGTTGTTATGATATGCACAGCCAAATTATatggaagtttatttattactattacaaattgtgtccaagtatatttttctaatatagtGTATGGAAGTTTTTATTGtggaatggttgttatggtatgTACAGCCAAATTGATAATTGACAATTACTTCTTCCATTGAATGATTGTTATGATATGCACAAAATACTCAATAATTGAccaattcttcattcattgacACATCAAAACATTACATCAGTAGACTAGTGCTATTACAATGCAAATTCATTAACACCATTGCCATAACTATCTCTACTAACCAATTAACTGCTTCAGGGGCAACAATCTAGGTCTCTTCACTCCAGAGAACTCAATTGAgccaaaacacaacaacataacaataacaaaaaagatcCATGACAAAATACATGCAGACTTCCACATTCTTTGCTTCTTTTCAGCAAGAATGGCTTTTTCCTTAGCTTTTGCACAGACAGCTCGagcctttctctccctctccttggCTTTGGCTTCCTCTTCAAGAGCCTTTTCTGCCATTTGCCTAGCTTCTTCTGCCGTTTCCAGAGCTGTCCTTTGCCTCTCATTTGCAAGTTGGAGAGCAGTCTGAAGCCTAGACATCTTCTCTAGAGCCAAAGGTGCAGTTTCATTCCCACGAGGACAGGTTGGGTtatcaatccaaacaaagaaaggacACTTAGGACCAACCTTATAACGGCTACAACCCAAGAACCTCCTCCTAAAATTGTGCAAACTCAAACTTGTTCTCAAAACACAAGTCTGCTCATTGCACATATGTCCACATGAACCCGAGAAATTACCACTTGATGAAGACATCTCAACATAACACGATTCCTGAGAAGTACAAATTTAGACTTTCACATAGTAAGTTCACACTTGaacaaaatctgaaaccctaaatCAAGAACAGACCCAAATGCAGATGAAAAAACATCACACATACCTTGCCCAGGTTCGATGatgcaaaacaagtgttttctcCCTCTCCACATGCTCCAAACCACGAAGAACAAGCCTGATTGCACCTTGGGTGTCTCTCTCGAaaagtgtttgagttttgggagttttgattcgcgttatgttctgttttggggttaaaaggtgtttttgtaacggcagagaccgaggtgggttacggagagtGATGGAAACacacctcaggtgggttaagtgatacttttcaaaccacgggtagacAAAGTGATTTTCGTCCAAACCACaagtgggttatgtgtaattatccctttagattttttcccaaactgttcctaGACCGCTTTTGCCCCTCCTTCCAgggggacctcggatatgccgagg
The Quercus lobata isolate SW786 chromosome 10, ValleyOak3.0 Primary Assembly, whole genome shotgun sequence DNA segment above includes these coding regions:
- the LOC115964364 gene encoding uncharacterized protein LOC115964364; the encoded protein is MRNVVLKKEMKFPNVKVFRAALREYAIKKPIDIKFKLNEKTKISVHCKNGCGWRCYASQISGELTFQIKTLTDDCTCPKSFKNSQATSAYVAKRFIEDFSKNPNWEGLIPAIETLFPTVEHRYCVKHIYNNFKVDHKGLELKDALWRCAAATIVREFERCMQYVRDLDEKAYEYLANIAPAQWTRSHFTPRALTDCLVNNLSESFNAMILKSRDKPILAMLEWIRVRLMTRLYTKREGIQKYAGKLCPSIQDRLEKLKVESKAFSATPVGSFLYEVGSQYERHVVDLVKKTCSCRSWDLNGIPCKHAITAIYTHIETPEDYTHPCYFKETYMEIYKEVLPLMPGQSEWAETGQPAPLTPHIYKPPGRSPKQRKRASDEPRNPYKASRQNRPVRCGKCKKEGHNSRGCKAGITGETPWQRRQRLQREKVAREGVPAPRSAPQPAPQPPSQQPTQTYNMMSATQPSSSQQGNQPRPSHKRAGWFSSSQPEFHTPRETWDTLPSSSQPSHASGSTGGVRTRGQLAAQRPPKMNPVGGKRKE
- the LOC115965912 gene encoding uncharacterized protein LOC115965912, whose translation is MSSSSGNFSGSCGHMCNEQTCVLRTSLSLHNFRRRFLGCSRYKVGPKCPFFVWIDNPTCPRGNETAPLALEKMSRLQTALQLANERQRTALETAEEARQMAEKALEEEAKAKERERKARAVCAKAKEKAILAEKKQRMWKSACILSWIFFVIVMLLCFGSIEFSGVKRPRLLPLKQLIG